The Chryseolinea soli genome contains a region encoding:
- a CDS encoding redoxin family protein: MTKPILCIALLLMATLIQAQESHHDDPPTLAIGAAAPDFNLKGIDGKFHALQEYTAAKALVIVFNANHCPTAQAYEDRIMAITRDYKSKGVDVVVISSNNPPALNLAELGYTEFGDTYDEMIIRAKDKSFNFPYLYDGDDQKVALAYGPVATPHAFVFDKDRKLQYTGRLDQHEKPGTGNGEDLRNAIDAVLAGRKPEPATTKVFGCSMKWSWKNEYTEKLLKEWAAMPVSLNEIDVAGVQELLKNKGDKLRLINIWATWCGPCVQEFPDFITIDRMYRGRDFEFISISADKIASKEKALKFLKLKQAANTNYIFNKDNIYDLIEAVDPKWQGALPYTVLVEPGGKIIYSQQGPIDPLKMKKRIVENALIGRYY; the protein is encoded by the coding sequence ATGACCAAACCTATTCTCTGCATCGCCCTGCTTTTAATGGCCACCCTGATCCAGGCGCAGGAAAGCCACCACGACGATCCCCCGACCTTGGCCATCGGCGCGGCAGCCCCGGATTTCAACCTGAAAGGCATCGACGGAAAATTCCACGCGCTCCAGGAATACACGGCCGCTAAAGCGTTGGTCATCGTCTTCAATGCCAACCATTGCCCTACCGCGCAAGCCTATGAAGACCGCATCATGGCCATCACGCGCGATTATAAAAGTAAAGGTGTCGACGTGGTGGTGATCTCGTCCAACAATCCCCCGGCGCTGAACCTGGCGGAGTTAGGATACACGGAGTTTGGAGACACCTATGACGAAATGATCATTCGCGCAAAAGACAAATCGTTTAATTTCCCCTACCTCTACGACGGCGACGATCAGAAAGTGGCGCTGGCCTACGGCCCGGTGGCCACGCCGCATGCTTTTGTCTTTGACAAAGACCGCAAGCTTCAATACACCGGCAGGCTCGATCAGCACGAAAAGCCAGGAACGGGCAATGGCGAAGACCTTCGCAACGCCATCGATGCGGTGTTAGCGGGTCGAAAACCGGAGCCGGCCACCACCAAAGTGTTTGGCTGCAGCATGAAGTGGTCGTGGAAAAATGAATACACCGAAAAGCTGCTAAAAGAATGGGCGGCCATGCCGGTTTCGCTCAACGAGATCGACGTTGCCGGTGTACAAGAGCTTTTGAAGAACAAAGGCGACAAGCTGCGTCTCATCAACATTTGGGCGACCTGGTGCGGACCGTGTGTGCAGGAGTTTCCCGACTTCATCACCATCGACCGCATGTATCGCGGGCGTGATTTTGAATTCATCTCCATCAGTGCCGACAAGATCGCCAGCAAGGAGAAGGCCCTCAAATTTTTGAAATTGAAGCAAGCCGCCAACACGAACTACATTTTTAATAAGGATAACATTTACGACCTGATCGAAGCCGTGGATCCGAAATGGCAGGGTGCGTTGCCCTATACGGTGTTGGTAGAACCGGGAGGCAAGATCATCTACAGCCAGCAGGGACCCATCGACCCGTTGAAAATGAAAAAACGGATTGTGGAGAATGCGTTGATCGGGCGGTATTACTGA
- a CDS encoding sialate O-acetylesterase, protein MRTLNFCALLVFLTGSALANVTLPRIFSNNMVLQRNHAITVWGWADAKEKITVQFNHQTKTITTGKNGQWKVVLANEPAGGPYDLTVKGKNNITLSNVLVGDVWICSGQSNMEWVVRNTNNAASEIAQADFPQIRHFKVPLTIATTPSDDVTGGEWNVCDPAHVGDFTAVGYFFARDLYKELNIPIGLINTSWGGTHSETWTSRSAFEGSDEFRSMIQSMPHLNLDSVANAKAAATQARIEKLQGSLNVSTAVLITWKDVNFNDASWLTMNLPTMWETQALGDVDGYVWFRKTITLNAEQAGKAATLSLGAIDDADQTYVNGLLVGSTNSYSAKRVYNIAPNILREGKNVIAIRVQDTGGGGGVNGNPEDMHLSLSNAAFPLTGPWSYRVESLMTGNGVGPNSYPTLLYNAMIHPLLQYTITGAIWYQGESNAGRSYQYRKAFPLMITDWRKHWGQGDFPFYFVQLASYDANHGNSQNGSGWAELREAQTLTLSLPRTGMAVTTDIGESHDIHPRNKQDVGKRLAAIALHDTYGKNVVYTGPVCKTVLLGTGKVELAFNSMGSGLMVKDRYGYVKGFEVAGEDHVFHYAKAYIEGDHVVVSSDDVRAPIAVRYGWADDAGDDNLYNKEGFPAGPFRTDTWKGVTEEAKFDFER, encoded by the coding sequence ATGAGAACATTGAATTTTTGCGCCCTGCTCGTTTTCCTCACCGGATCGGCTCTCGCCAATGTGACACTTCCCCGGATCTTCAGCAACAACATGGTCCTGCAACGCAACCATGCCATCACGGTATGGGGTTGGGCCGATGCCAAAGAGAAGATCACCGTTCAATTCAATCACCAAACCAAGACCATCACGACCGGAAAAAACGGCCAATGGAAAGTGGTCCTCGCCAATGAGCCCGCCGGTGGCCCCTACGACCTTACGGTAAAGGGAAAGAATAACATCACCCTCAGCAATGTGCTCGTAGGCGATGTGTGGATCTGCTCCGGGCAATCGAACATGGAATGGGTCGTGCGCAACACCAACAATGCCGCCTCCGAAATTGCGCAAGCCGATTTCCCGCAGATCCGTCACTTCAAAGTACCGCTCACCATCGCCACAACCCCCAGCGACGACGTGACCGGTGGTGAATGGAATGTCTGCGATCCCGCGCACGTGGGCGACTTCACGGCCGTTGGTTATTTCTTTGCACGCGACTTGTATAAGGAACTGAACATCCCCATCGGCCTGATCAACACATCCTGGGGTGGCACACATTCCGAAACCTGGACCAGCCGCAGTGCCTTCGAAGGCAGCGACGAATTCCGGTCGATGATCCAATCCATGCCCCACCTAAACCTGGACAGCGTCGCCAATGCAAAAGCGGCCGCCACCCAAGCGCGCATCGAGAAACTTCAAGGTAGCCTCAATGTGTCCACAGCCGTTCTCATCACCTGGAAAGACGTCAACTTCAACGATGCCTCCTGGCTCACCATGAACCTCCCCACGATGTGGGAAACGCAAGCGCTTGGCGACGTCGATGGCTATGTGTGGTTTCGCAAAACCATTACCCTCAACGCCGAACAGGCCGGCAAAGCCGCTACACTATCATTGGGTGCTATAGACGATGCCGATCAAACTTACGTGAACGGCCTCCTGGTGGGGAGCACCAACTCCTACAGTGCCAAGCGGGTGTATAACATCGCTCCAAATATTTTAAGAGAAGGAAAAAATGTGATTGCCATCCGGGTACAGGACACGGGCGGTGGAGGCGGTGTGAATGGAAATCCTGAGGACATGCACCTCTCCCTCTCCAACGCAGCGTTCCCGTTGACGGGTCCCTGGTCCTATCGCGTAGAGTCGTTGATGACAGGGAATGGTGTGGGACCAAACAGTTACCCCACACTCTTATACAACGCCATGATTCACCCGCTGCTGCAATACACCATCACGGGCGCCATCTGGTACCAGGGCGAATCCAACGCGGGACGGTCGTATCAATATCGAAAAGCTTTTCCACTGATGATCACCGACTGGCGCAAACATTGGGGACAAGGCGACTTCCCGTTCTATTTCGTCCAGCTTGCCAGCTATGATGCCAACCACGGCAACAGTCAAAACGGTAGCGGCTGGGCCGAGCTGCGCGAAGCACAGACGCTCACCCTAAGTCTGCCCCGCACAGGCATGGCCGTGACCACCGACATCGGCGAGTCGCATGACATCCATCCGCGGAACAAGCAGGATGTCGGAAAACGATTAGCCGCGATTGCGTTGCACGACACGTATGGAAAGAACGTCGTGTACACCGGGCCCGTGTGCAAAACTGTGCTCTTGGGGACGGGAAAAGTCGAGCTCGCGTTTAATTCGATGGGCAGTGGGTTGATGGTGAAAGACCGGTATGGTTATGTAAAAGGCTTTGAGGTAGCGGGAGAAGATCATGTATTTCACTATGCCAAGGCGTACATCGAAGGGGATCATGTAGTGGTGTCTAGCGATGACGTGAGAGCGCCCATCGCTGTGCGATATGGATGGGCGGATGATGCGGGCGATGATAATCTGTATAATAAGGAAGGATTTCCGGCGGGTCCGTTCCGGACCGATACTTGGAAAGGTGTGACGGAGGAGGCGAAGTTTGATTTTGAAAGGTAG
- a CDS encoding efflux RND transporter permease subunit → MKISEYAVKNYQFTLIMFLMAAAVGITTLLTMPRSEDPDVESPQFAMIIVYPGTSPKDMEELVVDPIEDKVNELEDIKRIRTTISDGLAVFRVEFKYESDPDEKYQELIRELNSLRSELPKDIYSMEVNKFQPSDVNILQIALISENASRTVLKKQAEALQDELEKIPMLKNVEIQGLPEQIVRIELRLEKIAQMHIPMDAIIGSLQSEMANIPGGSVIAGSKSFNIKTSGNYTNLDEIRNTIVYTANGKNILLSDVADASITFEEATHITRLNGHRCVFVVAAQKPGLNITQTQKVYKPVLKQFEATLPSNIAMVNHFDQADNVNGRLAGLGKDFLIAILLVSITLLPLGGRAATIVMISIPLSLAIGLVLLNLLGISLNQLSIVGLVVALGLLVDDSIVVVENIERWMREGHSRLDATIKATRQIGLAVVGCTVTLIIAFMPLVFLPEGAGDFIRGLPLAVIMAVLASMLVSLTIIPFLSSRILKDKGDDHGNIFLRGLQRLIHGSYSRLLDKALQKPVITLVAAGIIFFASLQLFPIIGFGLFPASEKPQFIINTITPLQTNLERTDTVSRYVERVVSAIPEVSFFATNVGKGNPRIYYNVSQENEHTDFAQTFVQLDEHASPEKKLEIINALRDQFNQYPGAKIEVKNFEQGPPVAAPIEIRLIGDNLDTLRALAGRVEHMLKQTEGTLYVNNPVSNLKSDMRVVINQDKARMTGINTVDIDRTVRLAVAGLDMGSFSDAEGEDYSIHLTTPKQERATLASLENLFVNNRQGAAVPLAQIAGLQLETSPLRIDHYNKNRMVSVSAFVKKGYLNDKVIREVVSKMESTKLPAGYSFMMGGDVEAGNESFGGLGTVIIVTVFMFVAVLVLMFKTFKSTLIVLSVIPLGVVGAVIALFLTGNSLSFVAIIGLIALAGVEVKNSILLVDFTNQLRAQGKSIDEAIREAGEVRFLPIVLTSLTAIGGLMPIALSVNPLISPLAIVLIGGLISSTLLSRIVTPVVYKLIPPKVV, encoded by the coding sequence ATGAAAATTTCTGAATATGCGGTAAAAAATTATCAGTTCACGCTCATCATGTTTTTGATGGCCGCCGCCGTGGGCATCACCACGCTGCTCACCATGCCGCGCAGCGAAGACCCGGATGTGGAGTCGCCGCAGTTTGCGATGATCATTGTGTATCCGGGCACAAGCCCCAAGGATATGGAAGAGTTGGTGGTCGATCCCATCGAGGATAAAGTGAACGAGTTGGAAGACATCAAACGGATCCGCACCACCATCAGCGATGGTCTGGCCGTGTTTCGTGTGGAGTTTAAATATGAGAGCGACCCGGATGAAAAATACCAGGAGCTGATCCGTGAATTGAACAGCCTTCGATCGGAATTGCCCAAGGACATATATTCAATGGAGGTGAATAAATTCCAGCCTTCGGATGTGAACATCCTGCAGATCGCCCTCATTTCGGAAAACGCTTCGCGTACCGTGTTGAAGAAACAAGCGGAAGCCTTGCAAGACGAGTTGGAGAAAATTCCGATGTTGAAGAACGTGGAGATCCAGGGCTTGCCGGAACAGATCGTTCGCATTGAGTTGCGTTTGGAAAAGATCGCGCAGATGCACATTCCGATGGACGCCATCATTGGCAGTTTGCAAAGCGAGATGGCCAACATTCCCGGGGGCAGTGTCATCGCCGGTTCCAAATCGTTCAACATCAAAACGAGCGGGAACTATACGAACCTGGATGAGATCCGGAATACGATTGTCTATACCGCAAACGGTAAAAATATTTTGTTGAGCGATGTCGCCGACGCATCCATTACTTTTGAAGAAGCTACGCACATTACGCGCCTCAACGGTCACCGTTGTGTGTTTGTGGTGGCAGCTCAAAAGCCTGGACTCAACATCACACAAACGCAAAAAGTGTACAAACCGGTGTTGAAGCAATTTGAGGCGACACTGCCGTCGAACATTGCCATGGTGAACCACTTCGATCAGGCTGACAACGTGAATGGACGTTTGGCGGGATTGGGTAAGGACTTTCTCATCGCGATCCTCCTCGTGTCGATCACCCTTCTGCCCTTGGGTGGACGCGCTGCCACGATCGTGATGATCTCTATCCCCTTGTCGCTGGCCATTGGATTGGTGTTGTTGAACTTGCTCGGGATCAGTTTGAATCAGTTGAGCATCGTGGGGTTGGTAGTGGCGCTGGGCTTACTGGTGGACGATAGTATTGTGGTGGTGGAAAACATCGAACGATGGATGCGCGAAGGTCATTCGCGACTGGACGCCACCATCAAGGCAACACGCCAGATTGGGTTGGCCGTTGTGGGCTGTACGGTGACGCTGATCATCGCCTTCATGCCCCTGGTGTTTTTGCCGGAAGGCGCGGGAGACTTTATCCGCGGGTTGCCCCTGGCGGTGATCATGGCCGTGCTGGCCTCCATGCTGGTGTCGTTGACGATCATCCCGTTTTTGTCGAGCCGTATTTTGAAAGACAAGGGCGATGATCACGGCAACATTTTCCTGCGCGGTTTGCAACGATTGATCCACGGCAGCTATTCGCGACTGTTGGACAAGGCTTTGCAGAAACCCGTGATCACGCTGGTGGCTGCCGGTATCATTTTCTTTGCTTCGTTGCAGCTTTTCCCCATCATCGGCTTCGGGCTTTTCCCCGCATCGGAAAAACCACAGTTCATCATCAATACCATCACCCCTTTGCAAACCAATTTGGAAAGAACGGATACGGTTTCCCGCTATGTGGAGAGGGTGGTTTCGGCCATTCCTGAAGTGTCGTTCTTTGCTACCAACGTAGGCAAGGGTAATCCCCGGATCTATTACAATGTGTCGCAGGAAAACGAGCACACGGATTTTGCACAGACCTTTGTGCAGTTGGACGAACATGCTTCCCCCGAGAAAAAATTGGAGATCATCAATGCGTTGCGCGATCAGTTCAACCAGTATCCTGGTGCAAAGATCGAGGTGAAGAACTTTGAACAAGGCCCGCCCGTGGCTGCGCCGATAGAAATTCGCCTGATTGGCGACAACCTGGATACACTCCGAGCATTGGCGGGTCGCGTCGAACACATGCTGAAACAAACCGAAGGCACGTTGTACGTGAACAACCCCGTCAGCAATTTGAAGAGCGACATGCGCGTGGTCATCAACCAGGACAAAGCCCGGATGACGGGTATTAATACAGTGGATATCGATCGCACCGTTCGGCTTGCCGTGGCCGGCCTGGATATGGGAAGTTTCTCCGACGCAGAGGGAGAGGACTACAGCATTCATCTGACCACTCCAAAACAGGAACGCGCCACGTTGGCATCGCTCGAAAATCTTTTTGTGAATAATCGTCAAGGCGCCGCTGTGCCGTTGGCGCAGATCGCCGGGTTGCAGTTGGAGACATCGCCGCTCCGGATCGATCACTACAATAAAAATCGCATGGTGTCTGTTTCGGCCTTTGTGAAAAAAGGTTACCTCAACGATAAAGTGATCCGCGAAGTGGTGAGCAAGATGGAGTCGACCAAATTACCTGCCGGCTACAGCTTTATGATGGGTGGCGATGTGGAGGCCGGCAACGAATCGTTTGGCGGATTGGGAACGGTGATCATTGTGACGGTCTTCATGTTTGTGGCGGTGTTAGTGCTCATGTTCAAAACGTTTAAGAGCACGCTGATCGTGTTGAGCGTTATTCCGCTGGGGGTTGTGGGCGCGGTGATCGCGTTGTTCCTGACGGGTAACTCGTTGTCTTTTGTTGCCATCATTGGGTTGATAGCGCTGGCGGGTGTGGAGGTGAAGAACTCGATCTTGTTGGTGGATTTCACAAATCAATTGCGGGCGCAAGGGAAATCGATCGACGAAGCGATACGGGAAGCAGGGGAGGTCCGGTTTTTGCCAATCGTGCTTACTTCTTTGACGGCGATTGGTGGCTTGATGCCGATTGCATTGTCGGTGAATCCTTTGATCTCTCCATTGGCGATCGTGTTGATTGGTGGGTTGATCAGCTCCACACTGTTGTCGCGGATTGTGACGCCCGTCGTATATAAACTTATTCCTCCGAAGGTGGTGTAG
- a CDS encoding efflux RND transporter periplasmic adaptor subunit, whose protein sequence is MNTIQKNFLFAGAILLTTVALQACTDSKGERKAIPNAAEPVPVKVMSLEKSTSLTDIKASGQLTTDDETTLSFKSGGVVGAVLVKEGEAVKKGQLLATLDLTELNAQVAQARFSYEKAQRDLQRVTNLYRDSVATLEQLQNVQTGLDIAKQQLEAVTFNRTFAEIHAPANGFVLRKFVNAGQVVSTGNPVLETNGAAKGDWILKVGVSDKQWATVKNGDKTSVQIDAFPEKTFKGTVLRRSETSDPQTGAFTLELKVDNDGVKLAAGMFGSAVIHSGVSVTSWSVPYEAVLDANGNEGFVFVTDDSRTARKQPVTIASFDGATIRISAGLENATALVIAGSAYLSDRSPIQILK, encoded by the coding sequence ATGAACACTATCCAAAAGAATTTTCTGTTTGCCGGTGCCATCCTGTTGACGACTGTGGCGCTCCAAGCCTGCACCGACAGCAAGGGCGAACGCAAGGCGATTCCCAACGCCGCCGAGCCCGTGCCGGTGAAAGTCATGTCACTGGAAAAATCGACCAGCCTCACCGACATCAAGGCTAGCGGCCAACTCACCACCGACGATGAAACGACCTTGAGTTTTAAGAGCGGCGGCGTGGTCGGCGCCGTGTTGGTGAAAGAAGGTGAAGCCGTAAAAAAAGGACAACTCCTCGCCACGCTCGACCTCACGGAATTGAATGCACAAGTGGCCCAAGCCCGCTTTAGCTATGAAAAAGCACAACGCGATCTCCAACGCGTCACCAACTTGTATCGCGACAGCGTGGCCACCCTGGAGCAACTGCAAAACGTGCAGACCGGCCTCGACATCGCCAAGCAACAACTGGAAGCTGTGACATTCAACCGGACCTTTGCCGAGATCCATGCACCGGCCAACGGCTTTGTGTTGCGCAAGTTTGTGAACGCCGGCCAGGTGGTGAGCACGGGCAACCCCGTGTTGGAGACAAACGGTGCAGCGAAAGGTGACTGGATCCTTAAGGTTGGGGTGAGCGATAAACAGTGGGCAACCGTGAAGAACGGCGACAAGACCAGTGTGCAGATCGACGCCTTCCCGGAAAAGACATTTAAAGGCACTGTACTGAGAAGATCGGAAACCTCCGATCCGCAGACCGGCGCCTTTACACTGGAATTGAAAGTGGATAACGATGGCGTGAAGCTGGCGGCCGGCATGTTTGGTTCGGCTGTGATCCACTCCGGTGTATCGGTCACTTCGTGGAGTGTTCCCTATGAAGCCGTGCTGGACGCCAACGGAAACGAAGGCTTTGTGTTTGTGACCGACGATTCACGCACCGCCCGCAAACAGCCCGTCACCATTGCTTCATTTGATGGGGCCACCATTCGCATCAGCGCGGGTCTCGAAAATGCCACTGCGCTGGTCATTGCCGGCAGCGCCTATCTCTCCGATCGTTCGCCCATCCAAATCCTTAAATAA
- a CDS encoding TolC family protein — MKTNLPYQLIRYGLAIVLTTLSAALTAQTVLDGYVSEGLKDNLVLQQKDITLQQAQQSLQIARSYFFPSVNLLGDYTSGEGGRSIAIPVGDLLNPVYASLNQLTQGDKFPQIENVNQNFFPHNFYDARVRTSLPLVNTDLYVNRSIQSQQIVLKQYEVELYKRQLVLDIKSAYFSYLAAVAAVKIYESGLGLVNKNVEVNESLLRNGKSLPANYLRSKSEAERVKADLNSAENRVVNARKYFNFLLNKPLDREIEVSYTFSDATALDTASTDIASREELKMIKTSRDINAASIRLNKLTRVPKVNAFLDLGSQASDWKFNDKSKYYLVGVQLSLPLFQGFRNNISIRQNTLEMRKTELNLTRTTEQLQLAADVAKNDLQTTIQNYAAAREQLKSAQSYFNLVEKGYQQGINTLIEFLDARNQLTSSQLQQNLRLFEMLTAEARLERETASYTF, encoded by the coding sequence ATGAAAACTAATCTACCTTACCAACTGATCCGATATGGCCTTGCGATCGTGCTGACCACGCTTTCGGCAGCCTTAACGGCGCAAACCGTTTTGGATGGCTATGTCTCCGAAGGGTTGAAGGACAACCTGGTGCTGCAGCAAAAAGACATCACGCTGCAGCAGGCACAACAGTCCCTGCAGATTGCCCGCAGTTACTTTTTTCCCTCTGTAAATCTCCTGGGTGACTACACGTCGGGCGAGGGGGGAAGAAGTATTGCCATTCCGGTAGGCGACTTGCTCAACCCGGTGTATGCCTCCCTCAATCAACTCACCCAAGGCGACAAGTTTCCGCAGATCGAGAACGTGAACCAGAATTTTTTTCCGCACAATTTCTATGATGCACGGGTGCGCACGTCGCTGCCGTTGGTGAACACCGACCTGTATGTGAACCGGTCCATCCAAAGCCAGCAGATTGTGCTCAAGCAATACGAGGTCGAGCTGTATAAAAGACAGCTGGTGCTGGATATCAAGTCGGCCTACTTTAGTTACCTGGCGGCGGTGGCGGCGGTGAAGATCTATGAGAGCGGGCTTGGGTTGGTCAATAAGAACGTGGAAGTGAATGAGTCGCTGCTGCGCAATGGCAAGAGCTTGCCCGCGAACTACCTGCGCAGCAAGAGCGAAGCCGAACGCGTGAAGGCCGACTTGAACAGTGCGGAGAACCGCGTAGTCAATGCCCGCAAGTATTTTAATTTTTTATTGAACAAGCCCTTGGACCGGGAGATTGAAGTCTCTTATACTTTCTCGGACGCCACGGCTTTGGATACGGCGTCAACCGACATCGCTTCCCGCGAGGAACTGAAAATGATCAAAACCTCGCGCGACATCAATGCCGCTTCCATTCGCCTGAACAAACTCACCCGCGTGCCAAAAGTGAATGCCTTCCTCGACCTGGGTTCGCAAGCATCCGATTGGAAGTTCAACGACAAGTCGAAGTACTATCTCGTCGGTGTGCAACTTTCGCTCCCGTTGTTTCAAGGTTTTCGAAACAACATCAGCATCCGTCAGAACACATTGGAGATGCGCAAAACAGAGTTGAACCTGACGCGCACCACGGAACAGCTTCAGCTTGCTGCGGATGTGGCCAAGAACGATTTGCAAACCACCATACAAAACTATGCCGCAGCGCGCGAGCAATTGAAATCGGCGCAGAGCTACTTCAACCTGGTGGAAAAGGGCTATCAGCAAGGTATCAACACGCTGATCGAATTTCTGGATGCACGCAACCAGCTTACCTCTTCACAGCTCCAACAAAACCTGAGATTGTTTGAAATGCTCACGGCCGAAGCCCGGCTGGAGCGCGAGACCGCTTCTTATACTTTCTAA
- a CDS encoding TetR/AcrR family transcriptional regulator, producing the protein MTISTRKERQKEELKAKILQTAKALFMERGYEETSIRNIAERIEYSPTTIYLYFKDKDDIFYALHREGFVLLNQYFRALGHVEDPFERLKAISKAYVTFALENGEFYDLMFIIRSPMNALEKEKKDELDWEEGDRAFGFLVNTIEECIAKGYFKDMNAEVLAFTTWSMVHGICSLEIRNRCSVVSELNQPNLAMRACDMVNEILNRMHNTSPA; encoded by the coding sequence ATGACCATATCAACCCGTAAAGAGCGCCAAAAAGAGGAATTGAAAGCCAAGATCCTGCAAACCGCCAAGGCGTTGTTCATGGAGCGTGGCTATGAGGAAACGTCCATCCGCAACATTGCCGAGCGCATCGAGTATTCGCCCACCACGATCTATCTCTATTTTAAGGATAAGGATGACATTTTCTACGCCCTGCACCGTGAGGGTTTTGTGTTGCTCAACCAATATTTCCGCGCCCTGGGGCATGTGGAGGATCCGTTTGAGCGCCTGAAGGCCATCAGCAAGGCTTATGTGACGTTTGCCCTGGAAAATGGGGAATTCTATGATCTAATGTTCATTATCCGGTCGCCCATGAATGCCCTTGAGAAAGAAAAAAAGGATGAGTTGGATTGGGAGGAGGGAGACCGCGCCTTTGGCTTTTTGGTGAATACTATAGAAGAGTGTATCGCCAAAGGTTATTTCAAAGACATGAACGCCGAGGTGCTGGCCTTCACAACGTGGTCGATGGTGCATGGCATTTGTTCGCTCGAGATCCGGAACCGCTGTTCCGTCGTCAGCGAGTTGAACCAGCCCAATTTGGCCATGAGAGCCTGTGACATGGTCAACGAGATCCTGAACCGTATGCACAACACGTCGCCTGCTTAA
- the dnaA gene encoding chromosomal replication initiator protein DnaA, translated as MEVSCSTVWNDCLEVIRENVGEENFNTWFRPIAPLRVDGDVLTIQVPSQFFYEWLEDNYVPVLKRAIHTVLGPTGRLEYSVVVDSGNQQAPAVSVNYPANGAGNRRSAVNGFGSDDYSPFSIKALNPHTVNSRLNAAYSFDNFVEGDCNRLARSAGVAVAKKPGITSFNPLMLYGGVGVGKTHLVQAIGNEIKNNMPNKVVLYVDQSDFTNQFLNALQNHKLQDFQNFYQQVDLLILDDVQFLAGREKTQEMFFHIFNQLHQSGKQIIMTSDCPPRDMKGFQERLLSRFKWGLTADLQEPDFETKLAIINRKMQADGIQIPTEVSEYLAYSVDTNLRDMEGVLNSLIFHATLLKKEIDLELAKEVLKNIIKEIQSDVSVDFIQKTVAESFKVDLDAMKGKVKKREIVIPRQVAMYFCKRYTQLTLALIGENFGGRDHSTVIHALESVEDMMKTDPNFKATVDDLGKKLKMRVS; from the coding sequence ATGGAAGTTAGCTGCAGTACAGTATGGAACGATTGTCTTGAAGTGATTCGGGAAAATGTAGGAGAGGAGAACTTTAATACCTGGTTCAGGCCGATTGCTCCTTTGCGGGTAGACGGCGACGTGCTGACGATACAAGTTCCTTCTCAATTTTTCTACGAATGGCTGGAAGATAACTATGTGCCCGTGCTGAAGCGTGCCATACACACCGTGCTGGGACCTACCGGCCGGCTGGAGTATTCCGTGGTGGTCGACAGTGGCAATCAGCAAGCGCCTGCCGTATCGGTTAACTATCCCGCCAATGGTGCAGGCAACCGCCGCAGTGCTGTGAACGGTTTTGGTTCCGACGACTATTCACCTTTCTCCATTAAAGCCTTAAATCCGCACACCGTCAACTCGCGACTCAACGCGGCCTATAGCTTCGATAATTTTGTAGAAGGTGATTGTAACCGCCTGGCGCGTTCGGCTGGGGTCGCAGTAGCAAAGAAACCCGGTATCACATCATTCAACCCGTTGATGTTGTATGGCGGTGTCGGTGTGGGAAAGACACACTTGGTGCAAGCCATCGGAAACGAGATCAAAAACAACATGCCCAACAAGGTGGTGTTGTATGTCGATCAAAGCGATTTCACCAACCAGTTTCTCAACGCGCTGCAAAATCACAAGCTGCAGGATTTCCAGAACTTCTATCAGCAAGTAGACCTTCTCATTCTCGATGACGTGCAATTCCTTGCCGGCCGTGAGAAGACACAGGAGATGTTCTTCCATATTTTCAACCAGTTGCACCAGTCGGGCAAGCAGATCATCATGACCAGCGATTGCCCGCCCCGCGACATGAAAGGCTTCCAGGAACGCCTGCTCTCCCGTTTCAAATGGGGATTGACGGCTGACCTCCAGGAACCCGATTTTGAAACCAAGCTGGCCATCATCAACCGCAAGATGCAGGCCGACGGCATTCAAATTCCCACGGAAGTGTCGGAATACCTGGCCTACAGCGTAGACACCAACTTGCGCGACATGGAAGGGGTGCTGAACTCGCTCATTTTCCACGCCACCCTGCTCAAGAAGGAGATCGACCTGGAATTGGCAAAGGAAGTGTTGAAGAACATCATTAAGGAAATCCAATCCGACGTTAGCGTAGATTTTATACAAAAGACTGTAGCCGAGTCATTTAAGGTGGACCTGGACGCCATGAAAGGCAAAGTGAAGAAGCGCGAGATCGTGATCCCCCGCCAGGTGGCCATGTATTTCTGCAAGCGCTATACCCAGCTCACCCTGGCCCTCATCGGCGAGAACTTTGGCGGTCGCGACCACAGCACGGTGATCCACGCCCTGGAATCTGTTGAGGACATGATGAAAACCGATCCCAATTTCAAGGCTACTGTAGACGACCTGGGCAAAAAGCTCAAAATGCGCGTCAGTTAG